AACAGGCCGGCCATGTCCTTGATCGCCACGGAGTCGCAACCCATGGCTTCCATTTGCTTGGCTTGCGCCACGAACGCGTCAATGGTGTGCACTGGGCTGGTGGTGTAAGCGATAGTGCCTTGAGCGTGTTTGCCGGCTGCTTTTACGGCTTCGATGGCAACTCGCAGGTTACGCACGTCGTTCATCGCGTCGAAGATGCGGAACACGTCGATGCCGTTGACCGCAGCCTTGGCGACGAACGCTTTGACCACGTCGTCGCTGTAGTGGCGGTAACCCAGCAGGTTCTGGCCACGCAGGAGCATTTGCAGACGCGTGTTAGGCAAGGCTGCGCGCAGTTGGCGCAGGCGCTCCCATGGGTCTTCTTTCAGGAAGCGGACGCAGGCGTCGAAGGTTGCGCCGCCCCAGCATTCCAGCGACCAGTAGCCGACTTTGTCGAGCTTGTCGCAGATCGGCAGCATGTCTTCGGTGCGCATGCGGGTGGCGAGCAGCGATTGGTGGGCGTCGCGCAGGATTGTGTCGGTAACGTGGATTTGTTTGCTCATTGTTCTATTCCTCACAGGCCTGCGTGGGCGGCGATGGCGGCGGCGATGGCCAGGGCCAGCTCTTCGGGTTTGCGCTTGATCGAGTAGTTGGTCAGTTCAGGGTGGCTTTCAACGAAGCTGGTGTTGAACTGGCCGCTACGGAATTCGGGGTTACGCAGGATTTCCTGGTAGTACGCGGCGGTGGTCTTGACCCCTTGCAGACGCATGTCGTCCAGAGCTCGCAAGCCACGGTCCATCGCCTCTTCCCAGGTCAGCGCCCAGACCACCAGTTTCAAGCACATGGAATCGTAGAACGGCGGAATAGTGTAACCGGTGTAGATCGCCGTATCGGTGCGCACGCCGGGGCCGCCGGGGGCGTAGTACCGGGTGATCTTGCCGAAGCTCGGCAGGAAGTTGTTTTTCGGGTCTTCGGCGTTGATCCGGAACTGCAGCGCGAAACCGCGGTGCTGGATGTCTTCCTGTTTCACCGAAAGCGGCAGGCCGGACGCGATGCGAATTTGCTCGCGAACAATGTCGATGCCGGTGATTTCTTCGGTGATGGTGTGTTCCACCTGGACCCGGGTGTTCATCTCCATGAAGTACACCTCGCCCTCGGCGAGCAGGAACTCCACGGTGCCGGCGTTCTCGTAACCCACAGCCTTGGCCGCACGCACCGACAGGTCGCCGATGTAGGCGCGCTGTTCCGGGGTCAGTTGTGGGCTCGGAGCGATCTCGATCAGCTTCTGGTTGCGACGCTGGATCGAGCAATCCCGCTCGAACAAGTGCACCACGTTGCCAAAGCTGTCACCGAGAATCTGCGCTTCGATGTGTTTCGGA
The window above is part of the Pseudomonas sp. B21-048 genome. Proteins encoded here:
- a CDS encoding acetyl-CoA carboxylase biotin carboxylase subunit, with amino-acid sequence MIKKILIANRGEIAVRIVRACAEMGIRSVAIYSDADRHALHVKRADEAHSIGAEPLAGYLNPRKLVNLAVETGCDALHPGYGFLSENAELADICAERGIKFIGPSAEVIRRMGDKTEARRSMIKAGVPVTPGTEGNVSGIEEALTEGDRIGYPVMLKATSGGGGRGIRRCNSREELEQAFPRVISEATKAFGSAEVFLEKCIVNPKHIEAQILGDSFGNVVHLFERDCSIQRRNQKLIEIAPSPQLTPEQRAYIGDLSVRAAKAVGYENAGTVEFLLAEGEVYFMEMNTRVQVEHTITEEITGIDIVREQIRIASGLPLSVKQEDIQHRGFALQFRINAEDPKNNFLPSFGKITRYYAPGGPGVRTDTAIYTGYTIPPFYDSMCLKLVVWALTWEEAMDRGLRALDDMRLQGVKTTAAYYQEILRNPEFRSGQFNTSFVESHPELTNYSIKRKPEELALAIAAAIAAHAGL